The Neoarius graeffei isolate fNeoGra1 chromosome 25, fNeoGra1.pri, whole genome shotgun sequence genome includes a region encoding these proteins:
- the zmiz2 gene encoding zinc finger MIZ domain-containing protein 2 isoform X2: MNPINSMKPALPPTPHSDGSYPYDPASWQQGTNQPPGSLSVVTTVWGVTNPSASQVFGAPMGPGGNSAGGHMMPGNSPGMNSPQFMGQQGYPEPNKGYMQQGMYGRPSGGYPTGPAYGGSYPNNGGGSLGMPPHGVRPPTDFTQAAAAAAVAAAAATATATATATVAAIQEKQNQEMNYGPMGGASSYNTQFMPHPGPRGPPGMASSGMVGSRPPSMGGMYGSQGQRMPQHSGYPGGQQGPPPRHQQGLKRPYNSEGFPGQQYGSGMGAAGPYPGQAMQYHGPGPQRSASSPSYTGHRMPLQQSNMGQYPAGSGNPGQYYKPGRAMPGYPSSPLPGNPTPPMTPGSSMPPYMSPGQDVKSPFLPDVKPNINTMQPPTGNPSDDLRLTFPVRDGVVLEPFRLEHNLAVSNHVFQLRDSVYKTLMMRPDLELQFKCYHHEDRQMNTNWPASVQVSVNATPLTIERGDNKTSHKPLYLKHVCQPGRNTIQITVTACCCSHLFVLQLVHRPSVRSVLQGLMKKRLLPAEHCVTKIKRNFSSGTIPGTPGLNGEDGVEQTAIKVSLKCPITFRRIQLPARGHDCRHIQCFDLESYLQLNCERGTWRCPVCNKTALLEGLEVDQYMLGILIYIQNSDYEEITIDPVCSWKPVPVKPDLHIKEDPDGPALKRCRTLSPSHMILPSVMEMIAALGPASSPYQSLPQGGSSSTPDYPSQAGSGYSNQPGFSDFPNAPSTPTLGEFSSGPPPLSYQADLPSGLLTPEKPVGHPMPGQIPHSSRMDPSHNPLQQQQPQQQQPQQPQQQHQPLHGSSNLGGPGGPMHSRNSNQNPRLHTDSFGLGGPGGPGDVTEPGLDLLPELTNPDELLTYLGPPDLPNNSNDDLLSLFESN; the protein is encoded by the exons ATGAACCCCATCAACTCCATGAAACCTGCCCTGCCTCCAACGCCACACAG TGACGGCTCGTACCCCTATGACCCAGCGTCCTGGCAGCAAGGCACCAACCAGCCCCCCGGCTCCCTGTCTGTGGTAACCACAGTGTGGGGGGTTACCAATCCTTCAGCCAGCCAG GTATTTGGTGCTCCTATGGGCCCGGGTGGCAATTCAGCTGGTGGTCACATGATGCCTGGCAACAGCCCTGGCATGAACTCTCCCCAGTTCATGGGGCAGCAGGGCTACCCGGAGCCCAACAAGGGCTACATGCAGCAGGGGATGTATGGCCGGCCTAGCGGGGGATATCCGACCGGACCTGCGTATGGCGGCAG TTACCCCAATAATGGTGGAGGCTCCCTCGGGATGCCTCCTCACGGCGTTCGCCCTCCCACTGACTTCACCCAGGCCGCTGCCGCCGCCGCCGTCGCCGCTGCCGCTGCCACAGCAACCGCCACTGCCACGGCGACTGTTGCCGCAATACAGGAAAAGCAGAACCAGGAGATGAACTATGGGCCT ATGGGTGGTGCTTCCTCTTACAACACTCAGTTCATGCCCCACCCTGGACCCCGTGGCCCACCAGGCATGGCCTCCTCCGGGATGGTGGGCTCCAGACCCCCCTCTATGGGAGGCATGTACGGTTCGCAGGGACAGCGTATGCCCCAGCACTCCGGTTACCCCGGAGGGCAGCAGGGCCCTCCGCCACGACACCAGCAGGGCTTGAAGCGCCCTTACAACTCTGAG GGATTCCCAGGCCAGCAGTATGGCTCCGGAATGGGAGCAGCAGGTCCTTATCCTGGCCAGGCCATGCAGTACCACGGCCCCGGGCCACAGCGCTCGGCATCTTCGCCTTCTTACACGGGCCACAGGATGCCGCTTCAGCAGTCCAACATGGGCCAGTATCCTGCAGGATCAGGAAACCCAGGCCAATATTACAAG cccGGGCGGGCGATGCCTGGCTACCCCAGCTCACCCCTGCCAGGGAACCCTACTCCTCCCATGACTCCTGGCAGCTCAATGCCACCCTACATGTCGCCTGGTCAGGATGTGAAGTCTCCCTTCCTCCCTGATGTCAAGCCCAATATCAACACAATGCAGCCCCCGACAG GGAACCCAAGCGATGACCTGCGTCTGACTTTCCCCGTTCGGGATGGGGTGGTGCTGGAACCCTTCCGGCTGGAGCACAACCTGGCTGTCAGCAACCACGTCTTCCAGCTGCGCGACTCCGTCTACAAGACGCTCATGATGAG gCCAGACCTGGAGTTGCAGTTTAAGTGCTACCATCATGAGGACCGGCAGATGAATACCAACTGGCCGGCCTCGGTGCAGGTGAGCGTGAACGCCACGCCCCTCACCATCGAACGAGGTGACAACAAAACCTCCCACAAGCCTCTATACCTGAAACATGTGTGCCAGCCAGGTCGGAACACCATCCAGATTACCGTCACCGCCTGCTGCTGT TCTCATCTGTTCGTGCTGCAGCTGGTCCACCGGCCCTCGGTGCGCTCTGTGCTGCAGGGTCTTATGAAGAAGAGGCTCCTGCCTGCTGAGCACTGTGTCACCAAAA TCAAGAGGAACTTCAGCAGCGGAACCATACCAGGAACACCTGGGCTAAACGGCGAAGATGGCGTGGAGCAGACGGCCATCAAGGTCTCCCTCAAGTGTCCGATCACTTTCCGACGCATCCAGCTTCCAGCTCGAGGCCACGACTGCAGGCACATACAG tgttTTGACCTGGAATCGTACCTGCAGCTTAACTGTGAGAGAGGGACTTGGCGCTGTCCTGTGTGCAA TAAGACAGCTCTTCTGGAAGGACTAGAAGTGGATCAGTATATGCTGGGCATTCTCATCTATATCCAGAA TTCTGACTATGAGGAGATCACTATTGATCCAGTGTGTAGTTGGAAGCCGGTCCCTGTGAAGCCTGACCTGCATATTAAAGAGGATCCGGACGGTCCAGCGCTGAAACGATGTCGCACCCTCAGCCCCAGTCACATGATCCTGCCCAGTGTCATGGAGATGATTGCCGCCCTGGGCCCGGCCTCGTCGCCCTACCAGTCCTTACCACAAGGCggcagcagcagcacacctgattaccCCAGccaag CCGGTTCAGGATATTCCAATCAGCCAGGCTTCTCAGACTTCCCCAACGCCCCCAGCACTCCAACCTTGGGCGAGTTTTCCTCGGGGCCTCCACCCCTCTCCTACCAGGCCGACCTTCCAAGTGGCCTGCTGACCCCTGAGAAACCTGTGGGGCACCCCATGCCCGGACAG ATTCCCCACTCCAGTCGCATGGACCCATCCCACAATCCCCTCCAGCAACAGCAGCCACAACAGCAGCAGCCGCAACAGCCGCAACAGCAGCATCAACCTCTCCATGGCAGTTCCAACCTGGGCGGCCCAGGAGGACCCATGCACTCGCGCAACTCCAACCAGAATCCCCGGCTGCACACAGATAGCTTTGGCCTGGGCGGCCCCGGGGGGCCAGGCGACGTAACGGAGCCTGGTCTTGAT CTGCTCCCAGAGCTAACAAACCCAGATGAGCTGCTGACCTACCTGGGTCCTCCTGACCTCCCTAACAACAGCAATGATGACCTGCTCTCGCTGTTTGAGAGCAACTGA
- the zmiz2 gene encoding zinc finger MIZ domain-containing protein 2 isoform X1 — MNPINSMKPALPPTPHSDGSYPYDPASWQQGTNQPPGSLSVVTTVWGVTNPSASQVFGAPMGPGGNSAGGHMMPGNSPGMNSPQFMGQQGYPEPNKGYMQQGMYGRPSGGYPTGPAYGGSYPNNGGGSLGMPPHGVRPPTDFTQAAAAAAVAAAAATATATATATVAAIQEKQNQEMNYGPMGGASSYNTQFMPHPGPRGPPGMASSGMVGSRPPSMGGMYGSQGQRMPQHSGYPGGQQGPPPRHQQGLKRPYNSEGFPGQQYGSGMGAAGPYPGQAMQYHGPGPQRSASSPSYTGHRMPLQQSNMGQYPAGSGNPGQYYKADQFNGQGNNHGSLATGVGGGGGYNTFNQGAVNGPGRAMPGYPSSPLPGNPTPPMTPGSSMPPYMSPGQDVKSPFLPDVKPNINTMQPPTGNPSDDLRLTFPVRDGVVLEPFRLEHNLAVSNHVFQLRDSVYKTLMMRPDLELQFKCYHHEDRQMNTNWPASVQVSVNATPLTIERGDNKTSHKPLYLKHVCQPGRNTIQITVTACCCSHLFVLQLVHRPSVRSVLQGLMKKRLLPAEHCVTKIKRNFSSGTIPGTPGLNGEDGVEQTAIKVSLKCPITFRRIQLPARGHDCRHIQCFDLESYLQLNCERGTWRCPVCNKTALLEGLEVDQYMLGILIYIQNSDYEEITIDPVCSWKPVPVKPDLHIKEDPDGPALKRCRTLSPSHMILPSVMEMIAALGPASSPYQSLPQGGSSSTPDYPSQAGSGYSNQPGFSDFPNAPSTPTLGEFSSGPPPLSYQADLPSGLLTPEKPVGHPMPGQIPHSSRMDPSHNPLQQQQPQQQQPQQPQQQHQPLHGSSNLGGPGGPMHSRNSNQNPRLHTDSFGLGGPGGPGDVTEPGLDLLPELTNPDELLTYLGPPDLPNNSNDDLLSLFESN, encoded by the exons ATGAACCCCATCAACTCCATGAAACCTGCCCTGCCTCCAACGCCACACAG TGACGGCTCGTACCCCTATGACCCAGCGTCCTGGCAGCAAGGCACCAACCAGCCCCCCGGCTCCCTGTCTGTGGTAACCACAGTGTGGGGGGTTACCAATCCTTCAGCCAGCCAG GTATTTGGTGCTCCTATGGGCCCGGGTGGCAATTCAGCTGGTGGTCACATGATGCCTGGCAACAGCCCTGGCATGAACTCTCCCCAGTTCATGGGGCAGCAGGGCTACCCGGAGCCCAACAAGGGCTACATGCAGCAGGGGATGTATGGCCGGCCTAGCGGGGGATATCCGACCGGACCTGCGTATGGCGGCAG TTACCCCAATAATGGTGGAGGCTCCCTCGGGATGCCTCCTCACGGCGTTCGCCCTCCCACTGACTTCACCCAGGCCGCTGCCGCCGCCGCCGTCGCCGCTGCCGCTGCCACAGCAACCGCCACTGCCACGGCGACTGTTGCCGCAATACAGGAAAAGCAGAACCAGGAGATGAACTATGGGCCT ATGGGTGGTGCTTCCTCTTACAACACTCAGTTCATGCCCCACCCTGGACCCCGTGGCCCACCAGGCATGGCCTCCTCCGGGATGGTGGGCTCCAGACCCCCCTCTATGGGAGGCATGTACGGTTCGCAGGGACAGCGTATGCCCCAGCACTCCGGTTACCCCGGAGGGCAGCAGGGCCCTCCGCCACGACACCAGCAGGGCTTGAAGCGCCCTTACAACTCTGAG GGATTCCCAGGCCAGCAGTATGGCTCCGGAATGGGAGCAGCAGGTCCTTATCCTGGCCAGGCCATGCAGTACCACGGCCCCGGGCCACAGCGCTCGGCATCTTCGCCTTCTTACACGGGCCACAGGATGCCGCTTCAGCAGTCCAACATGGGCCAGTATCCTGCAGGATCAGGAAACCCAGGCCAATATTACAAG GCGGATCAGTTCAACGGGCAAGGTAACAACCATGGGAGTCTGGCCACAGGAGTGGGTGGAGGTGGAGGGTACAACACGTTTAACCAAGGGGCTGTGAACGGG cccGGGCGGGCGATGCCTGGCTACCCCAGCTCACCCCTGCCAGGGAACCCTACTCCTCCCATGACTCCTGGCAGCTCAATGCCACCCTACATGTCGCCTGGTCAGGATGTGAAGTCTCCCTTCCTCCCTGATGTCAAGCCCAATATCAACACAATGCAGCCCCCGACAG GGAACCCAAGCGATGACCTGCGTCTGACTTTCCCCGTTCGGGATGGGGTGGTGCTGGAACCCTTCCGGCTGGAGCACAACCTGGCTGTCAGCAACCACGTCTTCCAGCTGCGCGACTCCGTCTACAAGACGCTCATGATGAG gCCAGACCTGGAGTTGCAGTTTAAGTGCTACCATCATGAGGACCGGCAGATGAATACCAACTGGCCGGCCTCGGTGCAGGTGAGCGTGAACGCCACGCCCCTCACCATCGAACGAGGTGACAACAAAACCTCCCACAAGCCTCTATACCTGAAACATGTGTGCCAGCCAGGTCGGAACACCATCCAGATTACCGTCACCGCCTGCTGCTGT TCTCATCTGTTCGTGCTGCAGCTGGTCCACCGGCCCTCGGTGCGCTCTGTGCTGCAGGGTCTTATGAAGAAGAGGCTCCTGCCTGCTGAGCACTGTGTCACCAAAA TCAAGAGGAACTTCAGCAGCGGAACCATACCAGGAACACCTGGGCTAAACGGCGAAGATGGCGTGGAGCAGACGGCCATCAAGGTCTCCCTCAAGTGTCCGATCACTTTCCGACGCATCCAGCTTCCAGCTCGAGGCCACGACTGCAGGCACATACAG tgttTTGACCTGGAATCGTACCTGCAGCTTAACTGTGAGAGAGGGACTTGGCGCTGTCCTGTGTGCAA TAAGACAGCTCTTCTGGAAGGACTAGAAGTGGATCAGTATATGCTGGGCATTCTCATCTATATCCAGAA TTCTGACTATGAGGAGATCACTATTGATCCAGTGTGTAGTTGGAAGCCGGTCCCTGTGAAGCCTGACCTGCATATTAAAGAGGATCCGGACGGTCCAGCGCTGAAACGATGTCGCACCCTCAGCCCCAGTCACATGATCCTGCCCAGTGTCATGGAGATGATTGCCGCCCTGGGCCCGGCCTCGTCGCCCTACCAGTCCTTACCACAAGGCggcagcagcagcacacctgattaccCCAGccaag CCGGTTCAGGATATTCCAATCAGCCAGGCTTCTCAGACTTCCCCAACGCCCCCAGCACTCCAACCTTGGGCGAGTTTTCCTCGGGGCCTCCACCCCTCTCCTACCAGGCCGACCTTCCAAGTGGCCTGCTGACCCCTGAGAAACCTGTGGGGCACCCCATGCCCGGACAG ATTCCCCACTCCAGTCGCATGGACCCATCCCACAATCCCCTCCAGCAACAGCAGCCACAACAGCAGCAGCCGCAACAGCCGCAACAGCAGCATCAACCTCTCCATGGCAGTTCCAACCTGGGCGGCCCAGGAGGACCCATGCACTCGCGCAACTCCAACCAGAATCCCCGGCTGCACACAGATAGCTTTGGCCTGGGCGGCCCCGGGGGGCCAGGCGACGTAACGGAGCCTGGTCTTGAT CTGCTCCCAGAGCTAACAAACCCAGATGAGCTGCTGACCTACCTGGGTCCTCCTGACCTCCCTAACAACAGCAATGATGACCTGCTCTCGCTGTTTGAGAGCAACTGA